One Tenebrio molitor chromosome 2, icTenMoli1.1, whole genome shotgun sequence genomic region harbors:
- the LOC138124433 gene encoding cuticlin-3, producing MDFVTRWRPFLVFGICLVVSRTFCNCEDTTEVEYSVSSSTSVESAINQTEGLPESAALVDGDANHTREALTRDASDHESVVFIGDTAGYIPVPNLRTRDLPSAPDDVDWHHPVESWDREYRRFRFNTTRVQHIEAECQDDYMKIRVGFNGTFTGLVYSAGYAYDPDCMYINGTGRDYYEFYIQLNRCGTLGKNTHNEDNRKTPTKNFMWNTVTVQYNPLIEEEYDEHFKVTCEYGYDFWKTVTFPFLDVEVATGNPVVFTLTPPECYMEIRYGYGTSGNRVTGPVRVGDPLTLIIYMRSKYDGFDIVVNDCFAHNGAHKKIQLIDEYGCPVDDKLISRFRGSWSETGVYETQVFAYMKTFRFTGSPALYIECDVRMCHGRCPSQPCHWRNVKNVRKRSVDSITQSTTLPPNAAPLSENVNLFQSLRVLQEGESEEERNVTLTRYEMDPNSVCLKTGWFSALLALGGGAMCLLGGALLATCTRMRRVAIDKVLASSQFNGYMNHKGSIN from the exons GTGGCGCCCCTTTCTCGTTTTCGGGATCTGTTTGGTGGTTTCACGAACG TTTTGCAACTGCGAAGACACCACCGAAGTGGAGTACAGCGTCAGCAGTAGTACCAGCGTCGAAAGTGCCATCAACCAGACGGAGGGTCTTCCGGAGAGCGCCGCCTTGGTGGACGGCGACGCCAACCACACGAGGGAGGCCCTGACTCGCGATGCCAGCGACCACGAATCT GTGGTCTTCATAGGGGACACTGCTGGATACATTCCGGTGCCGAACTTGAGGACTCGGGATTTACCTTCGGCTCCGGACGACGTGGACTGGCACCATCCGGTCGAGAGCTGGGACCGGGAGTACAGACGTTTCCGGTTCAACACGACGAGGGTCCAAC ATATAGAGGCGGAGTGCCAGGATGACTACATGAAGATCAGGGTCGGCTTCAACGGGACGTTCACGGGGCTGGTCTACTCCGCAG GTTATGCGTACGATCCGGATTGCATGTACATCAATGGAACCGGTCGAGATTATTACGAATTCTATATCCAATTGAATCGTTGTGGAACTTTGGGCAAAAATACACACAACGAAGACAATCGGAAGACACCTACC AAAAACTTCATGTGGAACACCGTAACAGTCCAGTACAACCCCCTGATCGAAGAAGAATACGACGAACACTTCAAAGTGACGTGCGAGTACGGATACGACTTCTGGAAGACCGTTACGTTTCCGTTTTTGGACGTTGA AGTGGCCACGGGAAATCCGGTGGTGTTCACTTTGACACCTCCGGAATGCTACATGGAAATCCGGTACGGTTACGGAACCAGCGGGAACAGAGTGACCGGACCGGTCCGGGTGGGCGACCCTTTGACACTAATTATCTACATGCGGAGCAAATACG ACGGGTTCGACATCGTTGTCAACGACTGCTTTGCACATAATGGGGCACACAAAAAGATTCAGCTCATAGATGAATACGG ATGTCCGGTTGACGATAAGCTGATCTCGAGATTCCGGGGGTCGTGGTCAGAAACCGGAGTTTACGAAACTCAAGTCTTTGCCTACATGAAGACGTTCCGGTTTACCGGATCTCCGGCCCTCTACATCGAATGTGACGTTAGAATGTGTCACGGAAGATGTCcc AGCCAACCTTGCCACTGGAGGAATGTGAAGAACGTGCGAAAACGTTCCGTCGATTCCATCACTCAGTCGACCACTTTGCCCCCGAATGCTGCACCCCTTTCTGAAAACGTAAATCTGTTCCAATCTCTGCGTGTCCTGCAAGAAGGTGAATCGGAAGAGGAAAGAAATGTTACCCTCACCCGATACG AAATGGACCCCAACAGCGTTTGTTTGAAGACCGGTTGGTTCTCGGCCCTGTTGGCGCTGGGGGGTGGTGCGATGTGTCTCTTAGGGGGCGCCCTGTTGGCCACCTGCACGAGAATGAGAAGAGTTGCCATAGATAAAGTGTTAGCCAGTTCGCAGTTCAACGGTTACATGAACCACAAGGGCAGTATTAATTAA
- the Vps28 gene encoding vacuolar protein sorting-associated protein 28 homolog, whose product MAVNQENRPELYEEVKLYHNARDREKYVNLADLFAVINTLQQLEKAYIRDCVTPKEYTGACSKLLVQYKAAFRQVKGDEFPTVDAFVRQYRLNCPAALERIKEDRPITIKDDKGNTSKCIADIVSLFITIMDKLRLDIKAMDDLHPELRDLVDTMNRLSILPSDFEGKQKVAEWLNTLNNMQASDELSESQIRQLLFDLESSYAAFNKLLHNS is encoded by the exons atggcCGTTAATCAGG AAAACCGCCCGGAATTATATGAGGAGGTAAAGTTGTACCACAACGCCCGTGACAGAGAAAAGTACGTTAATTTAGCCGATTTATTTGCGGTGATAAACACATTACAACAATTGGAAAAGGCCTACATCAGAGATTGTGTCACCCCGAAAGAATATACAGGGGCTTGCAGTAAATTGTTGGTGCAATACAAAGCAGCCTTTAGGCAAGTAAAAGGCGACGAATTCCCCACAGTTGACGCTTTTGTCCGCCAATATCGA CTAAACTGTCCTGCTGCTTTGGAAAGGATAAAAGAAGACAGACCAATCACTATCAAAGATGACAAAGGCAACACCAGTAAATGCATTGCTGACATTGTTTCT ttgttTATTACAATAATGGATAAGCTGAGGTTGGATATCAAGGCTATGGATGACCTTCATCCTGAATTAAGAGATCTAGTGGATACTATGAATAGATTGAGTATTCTCCCATCAGACTTTGAAGGAAAGCAAAAAGTTGCAGAGTGGCTTAACACATTAAATAACATGCAGGCATCAGATGAACTGTCAGAGTCTCAAATACGCCAGTTGCTCTTTGATCTAGAAAGTTCTTATGCTGCTTTCAACAAGCTTTTGCACAActcataa
- the Nse1 gene encoding non-structural maintenance of chromosomes element 1 homolog, with translation MNTVFGNKHRYFIQFMLANGTVTANNALTFLEEISPEQCSSAHLKSLIVEINREICKHSFKIASTTCEITGKKVFVWLNTKNDDLSRLQVGFSAVELEYFHAIMREIISSDEHYVEYPRCINISSTLTGTLSRANGEKVLIKWIKGGYFVKKDGHVCLGARTILEFTTYLRTNTENCSCNLCSELVFVGESCKSCEKTFHSFCIEKYFQKQQKCPSCKAEWEDSHDSSMQVDSEAGPSQIN, from the exons ATGAATACTGTTTTCGGTAATAAACACCGATATTTTATCCAGTTTATGTTAGCTAATGGGACCGTCACTGCAAACAACGCTTTGACTTTTTTGGAGGAAATCAGTCCAG AGCAATGCTCATCAGCTCATCTAAAATCCTTAATAGTAGAAATTAATAGAGAAATCTGCAAACATTCCTTTAAGATCGCTTCCACGACTTGTGAAATAACTGGGAAAAAGGTGTTTGTTTGGTTGAATACAAAAAATGATGACTTGAGTCGACTTCAAGTGGGATTTTCTGCAGTTGAACTAGAATATTTTCACGCAATAATGCGCGAAATTATCAGTTCTGATGAGCATTATGTAGAGTACCCTCGTTGTATTAATATATCATCAACTTTGACAGGCACTCTTTCACGAGCAAATGGagaaaaagttttaattaagtgGATCAAAGGGGGTTACTTTGTAAAAAAAGATGGTCATGTCTGCTTAGGTGCCAGAACTATATTAGAATTTACAACATATTTAAGGACAAATACAGAAAATTGCAGCTGCAATTTATGTTCAGAATTGGTTTTTGTG GGTGAAAGTTGCAAATCTTGTGAGAAAActttccattcattttgtatcgAAAAGTACTTCCAGAAACAGCAAAAGTGTCCCAGCTGTAAAGCAGAATGGGAAGACTCACATGATTCCAGCATGCAGGTAGATTCAGAAGCAGGCCCCAGTCAAATTAATTAA